A DNA window from Micromonospora inyonensis contains the following coding sequences:
- a CDS encoding aldo/keto reductase family protein produces MKFRHLGRSGLMVSEISYGNWITHGSQVEEEAALACVRAALDVGITTFDTADVYAATRAEEVLGRALRGERREGLEIFTKVFWPTGPGRNDRGLSRKHIMESINGSLRRLGTDYVDLYQAHRYDYSTPLEETMEAFADIVHSGKAHYIGVSEWKASQIREAHQLARELRIPLVSNQPQYSMLWRVIEAEVIPTSEELGVGQIVWSPMAQGVLSGKYLPGQPPPAGSRATDEKSGAAFVARFLTDEVLTAVQRLRPLAEQAGLSMAQLAIAWVLQNPNVSSAIVGASRPEQVHDNVKASGVKLDADLLKAIDEIVGPITERDPGKTESPARRP; encoded by the coding sequence ATGAAATTCCGTCACCTGGGCCGTTCGGGCCTGATGGTCAGCGAAATCTCGTACGGCAACTGGATCACCCACGGGTCGCAGGTCGAGGAGGAGGCCGCGCTGGCCTGCGTCCGGGCCGCGCTCGACGTCGGCATCACCACCTTCGACACCGCCGACGTCTACGCCGCCACGCGTGCCGAGGAGGTCCTCGGGCGGGCGCTGCGTGGCGAGCGCCGCGAGGGGCTGGAGATCTTCACCAAGGTCTTCTGGCCGACCGGTCCGGGGCGCAACGACCGGGGGTTGTCCCGCAAGCACATCATGGAGTCGATCAACGGCTCGCTGCGCCGGCTGGGCACCGACTACGTGGACCTCTACCAGGCCCACCGGTACGACTACAGCACCCCGCTGGAGGAGACGATGGAGGCGTTCGCCGACATCGTCCACTCCGGCAAGGCGCACTACATCGGGGTCTCGGAGTGGAAGGCGTCGCAGATCCGCGAGGCCCACCAGCTCGCCCGTGAGCTGCGCATCCCCCTGGTCTCCAACCAGCCGCAGTACTCCATGCTGTGGCGGGTCATCGAGGCCGAGGTGATCCCCACCAGCGAGGAGTTGGGTGTCGGTCAGATCGTCTGGTCGCCGATGGCGCAGGGCGTCCTCTCCGGCAAGTACCTGCCGGGGCAGCCACCGCCGGCCGGTTCCCGGGCCACCGACGAGAAGTCCGGCGCGGCGTTCGTCGCGAGGTTCCTCACCGACGAGGTGCTGACCGCCGTGCAGCGGCTCAGGCCGCTCGCCGAGCAGGCCGGGCTGAGCATGGCCCAGCTCGCGATCGCCTGGGTGCTCCAGAACCCCAACGTCTCGTCCGCGATCGTCGGCGCCTCCCGCCCGGAGCAGGTGCACGACAACGTCAAGGCCAGTGGCGTGAAGCTCGACGCGGACCTGCTCAAGGCCATCGACGAGATCGTCGGCCCGATCACCGAGCGGGACCCGGGCAAGACGGAGAGCCCGGCCCGGCGGCCCTGA
- a CDS encoding site-2 protease family protein, with amino-acid sequence MTGYDRPEGEALVLGVPRAAFRPSPVFLALVALFVTSAVLTWHRVGNVRLDVFLFVVSGWLVSLCLHEYAHAVVAFRAGDRSGAHRGYLTLNPLKYSHPLLSIVLPVVVVLLGGIGLPGGAVWVDRHRIPGRLRHTLVSLAGPATNVLFALVLILALRLTGPAPLEFLAALALLAFLQVTASALNLLPVPGLDGGNMLQPWLNPQWRRMYDLFAPYGFILLFALLWNPRIAGWFFGAVFAVGDVLGLPAPLYAHGLDLIRFWES; translated from the coding sequence GTGACCGGGTACGACCGCCCGGAGGGCGAGGCGCTGGTGCTCGGCGTGCCCCGGGCGGCGTTCCGGCCCAGTCCGGTCTTCCTCGCCCTGGTCGCGCTCTTCGTCACCAGTGCCGTGCTCACCTGGCACCGGGTGGGCAACGTCCGGCTGGACGTGTTCCTGTTCGTCGTCTCCGGCTGGCTGGTCTCGCTCTGCCTGCACGAGTACGCCCACGCGGTCGTGGCCTTCCGGGCCGGTGACCGGAGCGGGGCGCACCGGGGCTACCTGACCCTCAACCCGTTGAAGTACAGCCACCCGCTGCTGTCGATCGTGCTGCCGGTGGTGGTGGTGCTGCTCGGCGGCATCGGGTTGCCCGGCGGCGCGGTCTGGGTGGACCGGCACCGGATCCCCGGCCGGCTGCGGCACACCCTGGTCAGCCTCGCCGGTCCCGCCACCAACGTGCTGTTCGCCCTGGTGCTGATCCTGGCACTGCGGCTGACCGGCCCCGCCCCGCTGGAGTTCCTGGCGGCCCTGGCGCTGCTGGCGTTCCTCCAGGTCACCGCGAGCGCGCTCAACCTGCTCCCGGTGCCGGGGCTGGACGGCGGCAACATGCTCCAGCCGTGGCTCAACCCCCAGTGGCGACGGATGTACGACCTGTTCGCGCCGTACGGGTTCATCCTGCTCTTCGCCCTGCTGTGGAACCCGCGGATCGCCGGGTGGTTCTTCGGCGCGGTCTTCGCCGTCGGCGACGTCCTCGGCCTGCCCGCGCCGCTCTACGCGCACGGGCTCGACCTGATCCGGTTCTGGGAGTCCTGA